Below is a genomic region from Desulfobacter sp..
AGACGTGGTTGTCAGGTCCGTGGACGGGGGGACCATTATTTCCCAGGGAGACGTATCCGTAGCCAACGACATTACAGATGCCACCATCAGAACCCGGGGCGGAATCAGTGCGGGATTTGTCCACCGCTCAAGACTATCGTGCATGGGAGATATGGACATTGAAAAAGAAGTGGTGGAAAGCACCCTTGTTCTGGAAGGCACCTTTGAAATGTCACAGGGCAAATTATTCGCATCCTCGGTCTCTGCACGGGGCGGGGCAAAAATTTACCATGTCGGCTCCATAAAGACATTGCCTTCAACCATTGCCGTGGGCATTTCCCCGTATATGCAAAAAGAGATGAATTTTTTAAACCGGCAGATCGAAAAGAACCAGGGCAATTACGACAACCAGTCCCGGGAAAAAATCAATCTGGAAAACCAACTAGCAGAGATAGAGCAAAAATTGGCCCGGTTAAATACCGCCGGCAAAAATAAAGAACAGCCCTTGTTAGACCCGGAACGGCACAACCAGAAAATTGCCGAATTCCGCCGAAAAAAAAACCGGCTTGAACGAGAAACCGCTAAAGCAGAAAAAGAGCTGACAATACTCTCAGAAACCGTAAAACACTGGATCAGTGAAAAGTTCAATCTCCAGCGCCAAAGCTACGCCAGCCCGCCAAAACCCATTCTGGATGTCAAGGGACGTATTTTTACGGATACCAAGGTCAAGGGAATTCATTCGTCCACCGTCATTACCCAGGATCTTACCCGGGTCAGACTCATTGAAATGTCCTGCGCCAATAAGACGGATGACCGGAGAAAAGCCTGGGAAATGATCACCACCCGGCTCTAATCTTAATCCAAGCCGGGCCGGGTATATTCAAGGGACCCTGAATGCTTGTATTCAGATAAAAAACATTCAACCTTGTCAAGATCTGCCAGTTCGACCTCAAGATCGTGGACAACCTTTTCCCCGTAGTCTGTATGGATCACCTGGGCTCTGAATGATTTGATCCTGTTCAAAAAGGAATCGTTCATCCCATAGCTCAGATCCACCCGGAACAATTCGGTTTTCAACAATTTTATCAGGGGTTTTTGATCAATGGCGGCAGCAACTGAGAGAGAATAGGCCTCAATCAAGCCCCGGATGCCCAGCTTGACCCCTCCGAAATGCCGGGTCACCACAGCAGCCACGCATGTCATATCATGTCCCAGCAGGGTATTGAGCATGGGTTTTCCTGCCGTGCCGGCCGGTTCTCCTGCATCTGAACAATGGCTGATCTCCCCCTGATCCCCCACCACATAAGCCCAGCAATTATGAGTAGCGGTTTTATGTTCCCTGGCCACGGCGGTGATAAATTGCTTTGCCGCGGCCATGGAGTCGGCATAGGCCAGCGAACAGATAAAGCTGGACCGTTTGATTTTGATCTGGGCCTCTCTTGGCGGGTCTGTCTTGCACCTGCCCACAGAATAGTAATATTTCAGCGAGTTCATGGGTTTAGGGTATAATACAAATAAGGATCAAAGAAAAGCTTTTGACCGGCCTCTTTATTCTTTGGTTGCACAGCCCGGGTTTATGATGAGGGATAATAGACAAGCCCCTTTGCCTGGTCCGGATTTTACAAAGGGTTATCCAGAATCCACAGCCTAATTTTATATTTTAATTTTGGCCATCTTCCCTGCCTTGCGGGTGGATTCAGGATCGCATCATCTCATTGACAACCGGTTTGTTTTATTATAAAAGACACCTCTTTTGTTTTGGATGAATCATTGTTTTTTGTGCAAAATTACAGAATATCTTGCCTGCCGAACAGACTGGATGTTTACCCCATTAGATCCTTGATAAGTTTATGACCTATTTTACCCCCCCCCCATAAAAAATATGCTTAATTTTGTTTTCGGCCCGTTAGGGCAATTTGAACCCGAGCACCGGTGTTTAAACGGGATGTGCGCCTTTCTGGCCATTATCCTGTTTGTCAGCATCCCTTTTAACCAATGGATCCGCCCGGATAAAGCCCTGGCCATTGGCGGTCTTGTCTTCGGGCTTGGCTTTTGTTTTCTTTACTACCTGGCCCGGGTTAAGACTGTTTTTTTACCCGTATACTGGGGTTGCATCGGATTTGCCTCTGCCTTTACCCTTTTGTCCTGGATCTATACCGACGGCATTTCAGGGCCGACCATTATCTTTTCTTTGATCATCCTTTCTTTGGCCAACCTCATCGTTACCGGAAAAAACCGGTTAATTTCCATTCTGTTGCTCTGCGGCCCCATGGGGCTGCTCTTTTTTGGCCAATACCTCTGGCCATCCGCCATTGTTGCCTATGCGTCCGGCCCGGCCAGGTTTATTGACCTTTATACCACCTATTTTATGGCCGCTGTGACCCTCTCTTTTGTCATGCATCTGACAATGGCCCATCTTAAATCGGAGCAGAAAAAGGCAAGGCAGAATGAAAAAAGACTCATGGCCATCCTGGACAATATTCCCGACATAGTCTGGTTTAAGGATAAAAACACAAAATTGGGCGCATTCCCATTTTCCCGGTTTTAAAAAGGCCTGTCTTTTAGAGCAAAAAGAATGATATCCTCTGTTACGCTGAAATGAACATAAATGGATTGTGCTAATGAAGAAAGCTGAAGATTGTAATACTGTTGATGAAGTCCTTGCATGCCTCAAAGAACTGGAAGAAGATCCAAATCGCTTGGTTCGTAACGCTAACAAATTAGAACAGATGGAGCAGGAAATCCTTGAGTATACAAATCGGATAAGCGCTTTTTTTTTAAAAAAAAGATCCAGGCCTCAGTAGATTCCTCTGAACAGGTCGACCAAGAAAAAGAATTGATGTCCAATTGGCCGGGCCGGATGAAAAGCGAAGGGCTTGAGACCGTTTGGATTCAGCTTTGTACAGATAGTTCGGTTGATATTCATGTTCGATACTATCGAAGATCCTGTGACCGCCGAAAAGGAAAAAGATATAAAGGTGCATACGCTGGCTTAATCCTTCTTGGAATCCATGATCGCTGCTCGCCTGCTTTGGCTTCTATGGTGAGTTCTTGGTCAGCCTTATTAAGTTCTTTTGAAGAAGTCCGTCAAGTGCTTTGTGACCGTGGGATGACGTTGGGTATAAAGGTCATCCGTAAACTGACCTATCGGTACGCAGAGCGGGCTCGAGCCGAACAACAAGCGGGCCGAATCCCATTAAATGATAGAGATTTACTTGAAGGGCGGCGAGTCGTTATCAGCACTGATGGTGGCCGCACTCGGCTCAGAGAGAAGAAAAGGGGACCAAAAACCCAAAAGGATAGAACCCGATTTCGTGGGGCATGGCGAGAACCCAAGCTTTTGATCATTTATGTAGTGGACGCCCATGGAAAACAAGAAAAAAGCTTTTCACCATTTATTGATGGCTGTTTCAATGGACCGGATGGTGTATTCCACTTGTTAAAGGGTTATTTGAACTCCCTTCATATTCAGAACTCAGACAAAATACTGTTTGTTGCAGATGGGGCACATTGGATTTGGAATCGAATCCCCGGACTGCTAAAAGCATTGGGTTTGGCTCCTGAGCGTGTGTATGAACTTCTCGATTTCTACCATGCAGTTGAGCATCTGGGTACAGTAGCAGGCTTAAGGAAGACCTGGTCATCCAAGGAACGCAAACGCTGGGTATCGAAGCAGCGAGGTCTTCTGCTGAAGGGAAAGGCGATTGAGGTGGTACAGGCCGTCCAGAAGCTTTGTAGAGGCAGAAACAGTAAGGCTATCAAGACGGAACGGGATTATTTTGTGCGCAATGAACTGAGGCTTAATTTCTCAACTGTAAAAGCGTTGAACTTACCTATTGGCAGCGGTGCTATTGAAAGTTCGATTCGGAGAGTCGTGAATTTACGTCTTAAAGGTCCATGCATCTTTTGGTATCGGGAGAATGCAGAAAAAATGATTATGCTGCGATCATTTTATAAAGCAGGGCGTTGGAACTGCCTGAAGCAGATGGCAAACATGCACAATCCAGTGCCAGCGGTATAACCGGGAAAATGGGAATGCGCCCACAAAATTTGTCATGGCCAACCAGGCCTTTGCAAATTTTGTGGGTCTTCAGCCCGAAAATATCATCAACAAATCCTGCGCTGATCTCTGGCCGGAAAAACTGGCTGAACAATTTGAAAAAGAAGACCTGTGCATCCTGGAAACAGGGTTCCCCATTAAAAATCAAAGGCTCATAAAGGACAGGCAAAACAAGTTGCGGCGATTCCAGGTCGTTAAAAAAAGCCTCAAGGGTCAGACCCGAAGCACAGACGGCATCATGGGCATATCAAGGGATATTACCATCCGCCACGAGTATGAAGAACAACTCAAACAATACAAGCGGATCGTCGATACCTCACAAGACCAAATTGCCCTGATCAACAGGGCATATCAATATGAAGCGGTGAGTGACAGCTATCTTAAGGCATACGGGTTTGAGGAAAACCAAATGCTGGGCAAAACCATTCCCGAGGTATTGAGTGAATCAATATTTGAAACAAAGATCAAGCCCCGGCTCGACAAGGGATTTTCAGGGCAAATGTTTAATATCCAGGATGAGATAAAGTACCAAGGGATTGGCAACCGCCAGGTGGATATTACCATCTGTCCCTATACGGATCATTCAGGAAAGACAAACCGCCTGGTGGTTCATATCAGAGACATCTCAGAAAAAATACAGATGGAAAAACAGCTGGTCACCTCCCAGAAAATGGAAGCCATCGGCACATTGGCAGGCGGAATTGCCCATGATTTCAACAATATTCTTTCGGGAATCCTCGGGTATGCCCAATTGGGAAAACTCAACCTTGACCATCCTGAAAAACTGACCCGCCATCTTGAACAGATTATCAAGGGGTCAAACCGTGCCGTGGACATGGTCAGGCAGATACTCACCTTCAGCAGAAAATACCAGTATAAAAAACACCCCCTGAAAATCGCCCTGATTGTCAAAGAGGCGGCAAAACTGCTCAGGGCATCCATCCCCTCATTTATTGAAATTAAAACCCAGGTCTCTTCCCAGTCGACCATTCTTGCAGATCCCACCCACATTCACCAGGTGATCATGAACCTGTGCACCAATTCCTTTCAGGCCATTTCAGGGGACAAGGGTCTTTTGTCCATTCAACTGGATGATGTCATCCTCACCCGAGAAGAGATCAGGCAGGAGACAAAAATTTTGCCAGGGGCCTATGTTAAACTCCGGGTAAGGGATACCGGAACCGGCATGGATGATCATACATTGGAAAAGATATTCAACCCCTATTTTACCACCAAAGAAACCGGCCAGGGAACCGGAATGGGATTGTCAATCGTCCATGGAATTGTTCAAGACCATGGCGGATTTATTCTGGTGGACAACCAGCTAAATAAAGGCACCTGTTTCAGCGTTTTCTTTCCTGTGCATGACAGGGAAAAAGACTCCCGCCCGCCAGGAGAGACAGACCCTATTCTGCCCGGACAAAAAGAAACCATCATGGTGGTGGATGATGAACCGTCCGTGCTCGAGTCAAGCATTGAATTTCTTAAAGACCTGGGGTATCAGGTCCATGCCTTTAAAGACAGCCTAGAGGCCTTGGACGAATTTAAACAATCTCCCCAAAAATTTGATCTGGTCATCACGGATATGACCATGCCGAAAATGACAGGAGAAAGGCTTTCAATGAAAATGCTGGCATTGAAAAAAGATCTGCCCATTATCCTGTGCACGGATTACAGCGAACGAATCACCAAAAAAGAGGCCCAAAAGATAGGCATATTAAAATTTATTGAAAAGCCCATTGTCGGCCCGCCTTTGTCCAAATTGATCCGGGATATCCTTGACCCTAAATATATGGTAAAAAGAGAAGAGAGCCGTCCGGTCTCATAACGTTTAAACAAAGGATCTCTTATGGCATCATTCCGGCAGAAAGTCATTGAAACCGCCTGTTTTATAAAATCGCGCATCCATGTCCGGCCCGACATGGGCGTCATCATGGGCACGGGCCTGTCAGAGACCCTTTCAGACCTAGAACAGATTCATTGGTTTGACTACATAGATCTTCCCCATTTCCCCAAGGCCACGGTGGACAGCCACAAAGGATCTCTTGTCCACGGCAGGCTCGGAAAAAAAGAAATCCTTGTTTTCCAGGGACGATTCCACCTGTACGAGGGCTATACCCCTCAGGAAGTCACCTTTCCCGTCCGCCTGCTCCAGGAATTAAAGGTCCCAATGCTCATTCTATCCAACGCCGCCGGCGGCATTAACCTAAACTTTTCTTCCGGTGATATCATGCTCATCCAGGACCATATTAATTTAACAGGGAAAAATCCTTTGACCGGTCCCCAGGAAGAGGCCTGGGGAATTCGATTCCCGAATATGACCCAGGTCTATGATCAAAGATTAAAGGACATGGCCAAAGCATCGGCAGCCGCCACAGGCATATCCTTGCAACAGGGCATCTATGCCGGATTAACAGGGCCAAGCCTTGAGACCCCTGCTGAAACAAGATATTTAAAAGCCATTGGCGGGGATGCCGTGGGCTTTTCCACCATCATGGAAGCCATTGCCGGGGTTCATGCCGGCATGCAGATTCTGGGACTCTCTTTAATTACCAATATCAATGATCCGGACGATCCTGCAAAAACCACTTTGGAAGAGGTGGTCAAAACCGCGGCCAGGGCATCAATCCAACTAAACCGTTTGATCTCCCATCTGATCACCCGGCTTTAAACATTCGCTTGATTCGTGGGGGGGGGGGTGTCCAACGCCTGTCGAATCAGGGCAGACAATTGATTCATCTCCACGGGTTTGCTTAAAATCCCTGCCACGCAAGCATCAAATTTTATATCAATATGGGACCCCAACCCTGTGCAGAGGAGTATTGGCTGCTGTGGATCAATGGCGCAAATTTCGAGGGCGTTCAAAATTCTGTGTCAGTTGAATGAAAGCTGATATACTCAGCTAAATAAGGAGAACTGACATGACCGAAGAAAACACCGAATTTGATTTTCAAAAAGCCCTTAAAGGCATCCAGGAAGGTAAACCCTTCACAGGTAAGGGCGGCGTCCTTACATCATTAATCAAAAATCTTGCTGAAGCTGCTCTTGAAGGAGAGTTGGAGTCCCATCTCGGGCAGGAAGTTTCTGCCAACCGCCGTAATGGAAAAAGCAAAAAGACCATTAAATCCCTGGATGGTAAATTTGAGCTAAAAACCCCGCGTGACAGGGCCGGAACCTTCTCTCCACAGATCGTCAAAAAACATCAGACAACGCTCAGCGATGAAATTGAAAGAAAGATAATAGCCCTTTACGGCCTGGGCATGAGTTATAATGATATGGCTTCCCATTTACAGGAAATCTATGGACTTGAGATTTCAAATGCCACTCTGAGCACCATTACCGATAAAATCATCCATACCGTCAAAGAATGGCAGGCCAGGCCGTTGGAAAATGTGTACCCAATCGTATGGCTTGATGCCATACATTATAAAGTACGAGAAAACGGAAAGGTCGGCAGCAAAGCCGTTTACACAATTCTTGGGGTGAATATCGAGGGCCGCAAAGAGGTTCTTGGGCTGTACATATCCGAGAATGAGGGTGCGAACTTCTGGCTGCAGGTGTTAACAGACCTTTCAAACCGAGGGGTAAAAGATATCCTGATTGCCTGTGTTGATGGTCTAAAAGGTTTTCCCGAGGCCATTGAGACCATATTCCCGGACACAGAAGTTCAACTCTGCGTAGTCCACCAGATCCGAAATTCATTGAAATACGTTGGTTCCAAAAATAAAAAGGAATTTATGGCAGATCTAAAACGTGTTTATAAAGCGGTCAATAAGGATCTGGCCGAAGAAGAACTGGATATCTTGGAAAATAAATGGAATGACAAATACCCGATTGTGATAAAATCCTGGCGGAACAACTGGGAACGCCTCAGTCATTTCTTTAAATATCCAGAAGAGATTCGACGGATAATATACACCACAAATACCATTGAGGCTGTGCATCGACAGTTTCGAAAACTGACCAAAACAAAGGGATCATTCCCGAACCAGGACAGCCTGTTAAAGCTGCTTTACATGGGGATCCAGAACGCCAGTAAAAAATGGACAATGCCGATTCAAAATTGGTCACTGACAATTTCCCAGTTGGCAATTTTCTTTGAAGGCCGGCTGGATAAAGAGCTGGGAATTTGATAGGGATTTATTTACAGATGGAAAAGATGGTTCCAGGAACTCCACTCCAGCAAAAGTCAACTCCTCCGACGTGGCTGATTGAAGGCCCATTCTCGGACCTGACTTTTACTTCCGCTGGCGCTGAGGCAGATCCGGGAACCGAAACCGTGACACAGAATTCTGAACATTCCCCAAATTTCTTTTGCCAGCTGCCCCCCGTCCATATCCGGCATGGTAAAATCAGTAATCACCAAATCAAACCCGCCAGGATTCAACCCATAGGCAATCAAGGCATCTTTACCCGTGGAAAAACAAACCACCCGATACCCTAACCGCTCCAAAAGCTGGGTATGCATAAGGGCAACTTTGGGTTCATCATCCACCAGCAGAACAGACTCGGTTCCCTTGACCAGGTTCAACGCCTTGGGTTCTGCCTCCCAGGCCTCTCCCTGCTTGGGGCATACCGGAAAATAGAGTTTAAAATGCGTGCCTTGACCCAAACGGCTTTCCACCAGAATATCTCCGCCATGATCTTTGACAATCCCGAGAACCACAGAAAGTCCGATACCCGACCCCCTGCCGTCTTTTTTTGTGGTAAAATACGGTTCAAAAATTTGGGGAAGCACGGCCGGATCAATGCCCTGGCCCGTATCTGAAATGGACAGGCAGACATAGCTGCCCTGTGCAATGCCCTGGGTATCATCCAGAATTTTCTGCCGGAACAAGGCCACCTCAAGACAGCCCCCCGTTTCCATGGCATGATAGGCATTGGTCGCAAGGTTCATGATTACCTGATGGACCTGGACCGGATCTGCCATAATATAACCGCAGTCCAGGTCAATCCGGGCCTGAATTTTAACGGACGAGGGTAAAAAAGAACGGACCAGCACCATGGACTCCTCCACGGCATTTCCGGCCTTGATGGGCATGAATTGATGGGCTTTTTGCCGGCTGAAGGTCAGAATCTGGCTGACCAAATCTTTGGCATGCCGGGTACAGTCTAAAATGACCTGAATCCGATCTTTCTCCTGGGGATCCCTGTCCTGGTCCATGAGCATTATCTGGGCGTAGCCTGAAACAGGAGAGAGCACATTGTTAAAATCATGGGCAATCCCCCTTGCCAGGGTGCCGATGGCCTCCATTTTCTGAGCATAGTATAATTGTTTTTCCAGGGTTTTGCGTTTTGAAATATCCACGGCCATGGCCCGCATTTTTCTTATCTCACCTTGTTCATCCCGGATGGCGTCCACTGAGAGGCTGGTCCAGACAAGCCCTCCTTTCTTGTGAATCAGGCAAAGTTCAAGATCTTTTACCCTGGATCCTTTTTCAAGACGTTTCCAAATGGTTTTAAACCCGAGATCCCCTGTTACGGAATCAGAAAACAATTGATATGCAGACCTGCCAATCAGGGTTTTGCGATCAAACCCGGACAATTGTTCCGCCTGACGATTGCATCGATAAATAAGCCCATGGGCATCCAAATAAAAATAAGCAATGGGGGCATGTTCATAGAGGTCCCTGAATTTTTTCTCATTTTTGGACAGGTCTGCATAGGCCTTTCGCAAATGCGCTTCCTTATGCCAGAGAAGCT
It encodes:
- a CDS encoding DUF342 domain-containing protein, whose protein sequence is MIKTEEFDPNLTLFDLKEIFDDNGIIFGLVDDNALENFIKSGNTQTRFELAKGLPPVQGTDARIFYLFDQNYLSAGLLGKDGSMDFKDRGEIPSVLKGDVLAEKIPCISGRDGINVFGDTVTADPPRDMDILCGDGVGFSQDKLTAHALIDGYPMLNRDGVITVTDAHVIRGDVDYNTGHVKFDKSVFITGTIKSGFRVEAKDVVVRSVDGGTIISQGDVSVANDITDATIRTRGGISAGFVHRSRLSCMGDMDIEKEVVESTLVLEGTFEMSQGKLFASSVSARGGAKIYHVGSIKTLPSTIAVGISPYMQKEMNFLNRQIEKNQGNYDNQSREKINLENQLAEIEQKLARLNTAGKNKEQPLLDPERHNQKIAEFRRKKNRLERETAKAEKELTILSETVKHWISEKFNLQRQSYASPPKPILDVKGRIFTDTKVKGIHSSTVITQDLTRVRLIEMSCANKTDDRRKAWEMITTRL
- a CDS encoding YigZ family protein, with the protein product MNSLKYYYSVGRCKTDPPREAQIKIKRSSFICSLAYADSMAAAKQFITAVAREHKTATHNCWAYVVGDQGEISHCSDAGEPAGTAGKPMLNTLLGHDMTCVAAVVTRHFGGVKLGIRGLIEAYSLSVAAAIDQKPLIKLLKTELFRVDLSYGMNDSFLNRIKSFRAQVIHTDYGEKVVHDLEVELADLDKVECFLSEYKHSGSLEYTRPGLD
- a CDS encoding response regulator, whose translation is MANQAFANFVGLQPENIINKSCADLWPEKLAEQFEKEDLCILETGFPIKNQRLIKDRQNKLRRFQVVKKSLKGQTRSTDGIMGISRDITIRHEYEEQLKQYKRIVDTSQDQIALINRAYQYEAVSDSYLKAYGFEENQMLGKTIPEVLSESIFETKIKPRLDKGFSGQMFNIQDEIKYQGIGNRQVDITICPYTDHSGKTNRLVVHIRDISEKIQMEKQLVTSQKMEAIGTLAGGIAHDFNNILSGILGYAQLGKLNLDHPEKLTRHLEQIIKGSNRAVDMVRQILTFSRKYQYKKHPLKIALIVKEAAKLLRASIPSFIEIKTQVSSQSTILADPTHIHQVIMNLCTNSFQAISGDKGLLSIQLDDVILTREEIRQETKILPGAYVKLRVRDTGTGMDDHTLEKIFNPYFTTKETGQGTGMGLSIVHGIVQDHGGFILVDNQLNKGTCFSVFFPVHDREKDSRPPGETDPILPGQKETIMVVDDEPSVLESSIEFLKDLGYQVHAFKDSLEALDEFKQSPQKFDLVITDMTMPKMTGERLSMKMLALKKDLPIILCTDYSERITKKEAQKIGILKFIEKPIVGPPLSKLIRDILDPKYMVKREESRPVS
- a CDS encoding purine-nucleoside phosphorylase; translation: MASFRQKVIETACFIKSRIHVRPDMGVIMGTGLSETLSDLEQIHWFDYIDLPHFPKATVDSHKGSLVHGRLGKKEILVFQGRFHLYEGYTPQEVTFPVRLLQELKVPMLILSNAAGGINLNFSSGDIMLIQDHINLTGKNPLTGPQEEAWGIRFPNMTQVYDQRLKDMAKASAAATGISLQQGIYAGLTGPSLETPAETRYLKAIGGDAVGFSTIMEAIAGVHAGMQILGLSLITNINDPDDPAKTTLEEVVKTAARASIQLNRLISHLITRL
- a CDS encoding IS256 family transposase, yielding MTEENTEFDFQKALKGIQEGKPFTGKGGVLTSLIKNLAEAALEGELESHLGQEVSANRRNGKSKKTIKSLDGKFELKTPRDRAGTFSPQIVKKHQTTLSDEIERKIIALYGLGMSYNDMASHLQEIYGLEISNATLSTITDKIIHTVKEWQARPLENVYPIVWLDAIHYKVRENGKVGSKAVYTILGVNIEGRKEVLGLYISENEGANFWLQVLTDLSNRGVKDILIACVDGLKGFPEAIETIFPDTEVQLCVVHQIRNSLKYVGSKNKKEFMADLKRVYKAVNKDLAEEELDILENKWNDKYPIVIKSWRNNWERLSHFFKYPEEIRRIIYTTNTIEAVHRQFRKLTKTKGSFPNQDSLLKLLYMGIQNASKKWTMPIQNWSLTISQLAIFFEGRLDKELGI
- a CDS encoding PAS domain S-box protein — encoded protein: MKPLSFKRIEKDFFKGKNPLKQLLAISLDLLGARHSGLLYGTDESQMRFLPSSSWDRGIMDRFDGKGAAGLILRFLGTYIVTARKLSPVFFYKKDANGQLEDNHGIIAYVLRNCADYYRKGINVVICPDTDPVLNNFKDMGGYCQIPFFIYNGNRISRPKNHIKVDTRIVKHFNSSNSIYIILPDYGILVINTADPQLLKVQEGTFIREKDLRQRLDILIRMVKTSSLAYLERLKGQGAQLLWHKEAHLRKAYADLSKNEKKFRDLYEHAPIAYFYLDAHGLIYRCNRQAEQLSGFDRKTLIGRSAYQLFSDSVTGDLGFKTIWKRLEKGSRVKDLELCLIHKKGGLVWTSLSVDAIRDEQGEIRKMRAMAVDISKRKTLEKQLYYAQKMEAIGTLARGIAHDFNNVLSPVSGYAQIMLMDQDRDPQEKDRIQVILDCTRHAKDLVSQILTFSRQKAHQFMPIKAGNAVEESMVLVRSFLPSSVKIQARIDLDCGYIMADPVQVHQVIMNLATNAYHAMETGGCLEVALFRQKILDDTQGIAQGSYVCLSISDTGQGIDPAVLPQIFEPYFTTKKDGRGSGIGLSVVLGIVKDHGGDILVESRLGQGTHFKLYFPVCPKQGEAWEAEPKALNLVKGTESVLLVDDEPKVALMHTQLLERLGYRVVCFSTGKDALIAYGLNPGGFDLVITDFTMPDMDGGQLAKEIWGMFRILCHGFGSRICLSASGSKSQVREWAFNQPRRRS